In Sporocytophaga myxococcoides, the genomic window GGTTTTGTTTAACCTGATGAAGAAGGAAAACTGGACTCCTGAACTGATCGAGGAAAAAATCAAAGAATATCTGGACAGCCTTCCTTTCAGGGAAGATTTTATATACAAGCGCGCAAATGCTAAACAAGGGATTAAAGCCGGAGATTTAAAGAAAGATAAGATCAGGGAAGAAGAAGCAAAACTGGAATTGTTAAGAGCTGCTTGTCAGGAATTTCCCAAATTTGAAAGCATGATGCGTAAGAAGCGTCGATATGACTATAACGACATGATTCTTTGGGTTTTAGAGGCTTTTAGGAAGAATGAAGAAATACTTCGCCGTTATCAGGAGCAATATTTGTATTTCCTTGTAGATGAATATCAGGATACAAATGGCGCACAAAATGAAATTCTTAATATTCTTACAGGATATTGGGACAAGCCGAACATATTTGCTGTTGGGGATGATGATCAGTCTATATATAGATTTCAGGGCGCAAGTGTAAAGAATATTATAGACTTTTATGATCGCTTTAAAGAAGATGTCAAAACAATAGTCCTTACTGAAAACTACAGATCATCTCAGAATATTCTTAACTCATCTGCTGGGCTTATCAATTTCAATGAGGAAAGGCTGGTGCGGAAGATTAACGGATTGAGTAAGGATCTTTTTGCTAAAGGATCTTTTGCGAACTCTGAAGTAGAAGTTAATATCCTTGAATATTATAATGTGATTCATGAAGAGTCAGACATTCTGAATCAATTGATAAAGCTGTATGAAGAAGGTGAAGATCTTAGTGAAGTGGCAGTAATTTATCGAAGTCACAAAATAGTGGATAACCTTGTACGCATGCTGGAGACAAGGAATATACCATTAAACGTGCGACAGCAGACCAATATACTGACACTCCCGTTTGTAGAATCATTGATTTCTCTTCTTACTTATTTGTCAGAAGAATATGCAAAACCTCATTCCGCAGAATTCCTTCTGTATGAGATCATGCATTACAATTTTTTCTCTATCAATGCAAGAGATATAGCTCGTATTGCACGCAAATGTTATGAGAGTAAAGAATCGTGGAGAGAGGTAATCAGTAGCAGAGAAAAACTTTTTATGCTGAATTTGGAGTCTGCCAGACATATTTCTGCTCTTGAAGAAAATTTGTCCTACTGGATAAAAGAAATTCCCAATATTACTTTACAGACTCTTTTTGAGAAGATCATTATCAAAGGAGGTATCATGAGTTATATCATGAATAGTTCTGATAAGATTTGGTTGATGCAGGTTGTTAATACATTTTTTGATTTTATAAAAGATGAAACGGCAAAGAATCCTTCTCTTGACTTACCTTCCTTTCTAAGTCTTCTGAAAGAAATGAAGGAAAACGGAATTTCCCTTACTGTCAACAAAGTTATACAGGCTGAAAAGGGTATTAACTTTGTAACTGCTCATTCTTCAAAAGGGCTGGAGTTCAGACACGTATTTCTAATTTCATGTACCTCCTCTAATTGGGAAAAGCAAAGAGCCAAATCTCAGACATACAAAATCCCTGATACACTTACAGAAGCAGATACGGAAGATAAGACAGAAGAGGAGAGACGACTTTTTTATGTTGCCATGACAAGAGCAAAGGAATATCTTTATATTTCTTATGCCGCTCGTGACAATGCAGGCAAGGAGCTTGAAATGTCCAGATTTGTTGCAGAGGTTCTGGAGTCTGAGGTTATAAATGTGAAGCATCCGGAGCTCAATGAGAAGTCAATCTCAGATTATCAGTTCTCCCTTCTTGCAAGCGAAAGACCCGCAGAGCTCAGTCTTTCCGATATTGAGTTTATGAAAGACTCTTTGAAAAACTACAAAATGAGTGTTACTCATTTGAATAAGTTTTTGTCCTGTCCTCTTTCATTTTATTTTGAGAATGTTTTAAGAGTTCCATCGGCAAGGAGTGAAAGTATGGGATTTGGAAATGCGATGCACAGTGCCCTTTATATGTTGTTTTCAAAGATGAGCAAGTCCGGAAATAATGAATTCCCGACAGCAGATGAGTTTTATTCCTTCTTTTGTGTGGGAATGTACAACCACAGATCTCATTTTACAGACAAAGAGTATGAGCGCAGACTGGAATTTGGGAAGGAGCTTTTATATGATTATTATGCTAAATATGTTAGTCAATGGAATAGAATAGTAGCTGTGGAGCATAGAATTAATAATGCTGAAGTTAGCGGAGTTCCTATTACCGGAGCGCTTGATAAAATTGAATTTGATGGTAAGAAAGTAAATGTGGTAGACTACAAGACAGGCAATCCTGAAAATGGCAAAAAGAAATTAAACAGACCATCAGAAAAAGATCCTAATGGAGGAGACTATTGGAGACAAATTGTTTTTTACAGAATTCTGCTCGACAGTGATAAATCCAAAAACTATGAAATGCTTTCCGGTGAAATAGATTTCCTTCAGAAGGATAGTAAAAAGGAGTTTATAAAGGAAAAGCTTTTTGTCCTCCCTGAAGATATTGAAATAGTTAAAGGTCAGATAAAAAGTACCTATGATAAAATTATGAATCTCGAATTTACGCAAGGTTGTAATAAAGATGAATGCTATTGGTGCAATTTTGTAAAGCATCATTACAGAACTGAAATTCCGGATTCAGCAATGGACGAATAAACAATATTTTTATTCTTGAGTTTTTAAATAGGAAAGGTCTCTTAAAATGCTCCTAACAAATATTTCTTGTACTTTTAAGTGAATTTTCTTTTCATTTCGAGGTTAATAAGTGACTTTCTGGTTGGAGGGAGTATTAAGGGTATGGAATTGTGGGTTTCTTATGGATAATTTATTGAAAAGTC contains:
- a CDS encoding ATP-dependent helicase; this encodes MASQFDQSFQDELSKLNEAQKSAVEHLEGPVLVIAGPGTGKTQILSARIGYILSSADTQARPHNILCLTYTDAGTIAMRKRLLKFIGPEAYKVHIHTFHSFCNQVIQENLDYFGFRDLQPITELESILLFKELIDDLGPKNPLKRYTGDAYYEVRRLQVLFNLMKKENWTPELIEEKIKEYLDSLPFREDFIYKRANAKQGIKAGDLKKDKIREEEAKLELLRAACQEFPKFESMMRKKRRYDYNDMILWVLEAFRKNEEILRRYQEQYLYFLVDEYQDTNGAQNEILNILTGYWDKPNIFAVGDDDQSIYRFQGASVKNIIDFYDRFKEDVKTIVLTENYRSSQNILNSSAGLINFNEERLVRKINGLSKDLFAKGSFANSEVEVNILEYYNVIHEESDILNQLIKLYEEGEDLSEVAVIYRSHKIVDNLVRMLETRNIPLNVRQQTNILTLPFVESLISLLTYLSEEYAKPHSAEFLLYEIMHYNFFSINARDIARIARKCYESKESWREVISSREKLFMLNLESARHISALEENLSYWIKEIPNITLQTLFEKIIIKGGIMSYIMNSSDKIWLMQVVNTFFDFIKDETAKNPSLDLPSFLSLLKEMKENGISLTVNKVIQAEKGINFVTAHSSKGLEFRHVFLISCTSSNWEKQRAKSQTYKIPDTLTEADTEDKTEEERRLFYVAMTRAKEYLYISYAARDNAGKELEMSRFVAEVLESEVINVKHPELNEKSISDYQFSLLASERPAELSLSDIEFMKDSLKNYKMSVTHLNKFLSCPLSFYFENVLRVPSARSESMGFGNAMHSALYMLFSKMSKSGNNEFPTADEFYSFFCVGMYNHRSHFTDKEYERRLEFGKELLYDYYAKYVSQWNRIVAVEHRINNAEVSGVPITGALDKIEFDGKKVNVVDYKTGNPENGKKKLNRPSEKDPNGGDYWRQIVFYRILLDSDKSKNYEMLSGEIDFLQKDSKKEFIKEKLFVLPEDIEIVKGQIKSTYDKIMNLEFTQGCNKDECYWCNFVKHHYRTEIPDSAMDE